From a region of the Megalops cyprinoides isolate fMegCyp1 chromosome 13, fMegCyp1.pri, whole genome shotgun sequence genome:
- the LOC118788283 gene encoding synaptotagmin-1-like produces MSSKSPLTITHPSANTTVTPTTAFNSTTTTASPGFLTQLLNKIPLPRWAVYAIFALVILVFVVCLLCICVKCCCKGKKKRKKKVDQQINMKGVNGSTTTALVQPEIDDVEYGSADKPRGRLLYSLEYNAQDSELTVGIKEATALKAMDLGGTSDPYVKVYSLPNKSKTYETKVFRKTLQPVFNEYFKFQIPQSELSDSTLVMQVYDFNRFSKHEIIGELRLQLGTIDWNHVIEEWKDLGEASKFEQENLGEICFSLRYVPTASKLTVVILEAKNLKKMDYGGLSDPYVKVQLILDKKKWKKKRTTVKKKTLNPYFNESFNFEVSFDQIQRVQLVISVWDYDKVSRNDAIGKIFLGCDASGNQLRHWADMLSNPRRPVAQWHSLLSAEQVDSTLALKHTLKIPFTNKTF; encoded by the exons ATGTCTTCCAAAAGCCCATTAACAATAACTCACCCTAGCGCTAACACCACCGTAACCCCCACCACTGCTTTTaacagcaccaccaccaccgcctcGCCTGGGTTCCTGACCCAGCTGCTCAACAAGATCCCTT TGCCGAGGTGGGCGGTTTACGCCATCTTTGCCCTGGTTATCCTGGTGTTTGTGGTCTGCCTGCTCTGCATCTGCGTGAAATGCTGCTGCAaggggaagaagaagaggaagaagaaggtgGACCAGCAGATCAACATGAAAGGTGTAAATGGCTCCACCACAACGGCGCTG gtCCAGCCAGAGATAGATGATGTGGAATATGGGTCAGCAGACAAGCCCAGGGGAAGACTGCTGTACTCTCTGGAATATAACGCCCAGGACTCAGAG CTCACAGTGGGAATAAAGGAGGCTACAGCCTTAAAAGCCATGGATCTGGGAGGAACATCTGACCCCTATGTAAAAGTCTACAGCCTCCCCAACAAGTCAAAGACATATGAGACCAAGGTGTTCAGGAAAACACTCCAGCCAGTCTTCAATGAGTATTTTAAATTCCAG ATCCCTCAGTCAGAGCTCAGTGATTCCACGCTGGTGATGCAGGTGTACGACTTCAACAGATTTTCCAAACATGAGATCATTGGCGAGCTAAGATTGCAGCTTGGCACCATAGACTGGAATCATGTTATTGAAGAGTGGAAAGATCTGGGTGAAGCATCCAAGTTTGAG CAGGAAAACCTTGGGGAGATATGCTTCTCTCTGCGTTATGTTCCCACTGCCAGCAAATTGACTGTGGTTATCCTGGAAGCCAAGAACCTGAAGAAGATGGATTATGGAGGGCTATCAG ATCCGTATGTGAAAGTGCAGCTGATCCTGGACAAGAaaaagtggaagaaaaaaaggacgacagtgaagaagaaaacacTGAATCCTTACTTCAATGAATCATTTAACTTTGAAGTGTCCTTTGATCAGATACAG agggTCCAGCTGGTGATATCTGTGTGGGACTACGACAAGGTAAGCAGGAATGACGCCATCGGGAAGATCTTCCTGGGCTGCGATGCCTCCGGGAACCAGCTGCGCCATTGGGCGGACATGCTGTCCAATCCCCGCAGACCGGTGGCACAGTGGCACTCTCTCCTGTCGGCCGAACAGGTCGACTCCACCCTGGCACTTAAGCACACCCTCAAGATCCCCTTCACCAACAAAACCTTCTGA